Proteins from one Desulfocurvus vexinensis DSM 17965 genomic window:
- the pheS gene encoding phenylalanine--tRNA ligase subunit alpha — MSQAGEELVRGLEALVPAMRGELASCAAQDLEDLRVKYLGRKGLLAGLLAGLGSLAPEDRPLAGKAANAAKQALTDLFAAREAELAAETARGALSRFDPTLPGRTPEAGSLHPVTLVMEEICTVFTGLGFEVVSGPEVESDWYNFEALNLPPEHPARDMQDTLYVADNVVLRTHTSPLQVRTMLARKPPVAVIAPGKVYRRDSDLTHTPMFHQIEGLLVDREVSMADLRGTLTSFLRQIFGVDTRVRFRPSFFPFTEPSAEVDISCRMCGGAGTLHGEPCRVCKQTGWVEILGCGMVDPEVFKAVGYDPEVYTGFAFGLGVERVTMLKYGIGDLRMFFENDTRFLGQFA; from the coding sequence ATGTCCCAGGCGGGTGAGGAACTCGTCCGCGGCCTGGAGGCGCTGGTCCCCGCCATGCGCGGGGAGCTCGCCTCCTGCGCCGCGCAGGATCTCGAAGACCTGCGGGTCAAGTACCTCGGGCGCAAGGGCCTGCTGGCCGGGCTGCTGGCCGGGCTGGGCAGCCTCGCGCCCGAGGACCGGCCCCTGGCCGGCAAGGCCGCCAACGCCGCCAAGCAGGCGCTGACCGACCTGTTCGCCGCCCGCGAGGCCGAGCTGGCCGCCGAGACCGCCCGGGGCGCCCTGTCGCGCTTCGACCCGACCCTGCCCGGGCGCACGCCCGAGGCGGGCTCCCTGCACCCCGTGACCCTGGTCATGGAGGAAATCTGCACGGTGTTCACCGGGCTGGGCTTCGAGGTGGTCTCCGGGCCCGAGGTCGAATCCGACTGGTACAACTTCGAGGCCCTGAACCTGCCCCCCGAGCACCCCGCCCGCGACATGCAGGACACCCTGTACGTCGCGGACAACGTGGTGCTGCGCACGCACACCTCGCCCTTGCAGGTCCGCACCATGCTGGCCCGCAAGCCGCCGGTGGCGGTCATCGCGCCCGGCAAGGTCTACCGCCGCGACTCCGACCTCACGCACACCCCCATGTTCCACCAGATCGAAGGTCTGCTGGTGGACCGCGAGGTGAGCATGGCCGACCTGCGCGGCACCCTGACCTCGTTTTTGCGCCAGATCTTCGGCGTGGACACGCGGGTGCGCTTCCGCCCCAGCTTCTTCCCGTTCACCGAGCCCAGCGCCGAGGTGGACATCAGCTGCCGCATGTGCGGCGGCGCGGGAACGCTGCACGGCGAGCCCTGCCGCGTGTGCAAGCAGACGGGCTGGGTGGAAATCCTGGGCTGCGGCATGGTGGACCCCGAGGTCTTCAAGGCCGTGGGCTACGACCCCGAGGTCTACACCGGCTTCGCCTTCGGCCTGGGCGTGGAGCGCGTGACCATGCTCAAGTACGGCATCGGCGACCTGCGCATGTTCTTCGAGAACGACACGCGTTTCCTCGGCCAGTTTGCCTGA
- the rpmI gene encoding 50S ribosomal protein L35 yields MPKLKTNRSAAKRFKLTGSGKIARRRQGLRHILTKKNAKRKRRLGQGALVDSANEPAVKRMVPKATLKK; encoded by the coding sequence ATGCCCAAGCTCAAGACCAACAGAAGCGCGGCCAAGCGGTTCAAGCTGACCGGCTCGGGCAAGATCGCCCGCCGCCGTCAGGGCCTGCGCCACATCCTGACCAAGAAGAACGCCAAGCGCAAACGCCGTCTCGGCCAGGGCGCCCTGGTGGACAGCGCCAACGAGCCCGCCGTCAAGCGCATGGTGCCCAAGGCGACCCTCAAGAAATAG
- the pheT gene encoding phenylalanine--tRNA ligase subunit beta — translation MLLSLNWLREFVPYEGTPEELGHRLTMLGLELEEIIRPFSHLDGVVVGHVVQCERHPEAEKLSVCLVDVGQGEPLPIVCGAPNVAQGQKVPVATIGAELPGGLVIKKAKLRGQVSAGMICAEDELGLGKSHAGIMVLDPGLAPGTPLADALNLDQVVFDIGVTPNRADCNSVLGLARETALAFGLPLTMPAPRVVESGPDCSAMVPIAIDDPARCALFQGRVIQGVRVGPAPDWMRWRLIAVGQRPISNIVDVSNYVMFELGHPNHAYDLNLLRGPAIRVGLAAEGQRFTTLDGQERTLTSRDLLIWDAERPVGLAGVMGGLETEVGDATTDVFLELAVFDPATIRRTARRLGLQSEASYRFERGVDQGLARRSLDRAAALMAECGGGRLLPGVCVAEPAPWRQRTVRLRRARAEKLLGIPLEDAFCRTTLAGMGCAVDEADPADWQVQVPSHRLDLEREVDLIEELARVHGMDRIPAVLPRVAKSLDAIGQKDTRFDFAMLLKRWARGVGLREAINYSFCGQADLDLLGLPAQGRVPVVNPLSEDQNVLRTALAPGLLANVRTNVAHGAARLRLFEFAHLFFADPASETTAREPARLGLLVYGRRRAERWPWPGEDNADYADLKGLVEHLLTHLGLPGARYALREGHSYLSPCVEVSVDGHEAGVLGRVSEAVADRYDARREIWLAELDADVLRTLHEALAPGFAPLAKFPPVRRDITVQAPAGLHAQAIIDAITGMGVDLLENVTMTDLYEPQGGQRRNVTVRLTYRHAQRTLKDKEVDKRHAQVVEGLRKALPVEI, via the coding sequence ATGCTGCTGAGTCTCAACTGGTTGCGCGAATTCGTGCCCTACGAGGGCACGCCCGAGGAGCTGGGCCACCGGCTGACCATGCTCGGCCTGGAGCTGGAGGAGATCATCCGCCCCTTCAGCCACCTGGACGGCGTGGTGGTCGGCCATGTGGTGCAGTGCGAGCGCCACCCCGAGGCCGAAAAGCTCTCCGTCTGTCTGGTGGATGTGGGCCAGGGCGAGCCGCTGCCCATCGTCTGCGGCGCGCCCAACGTGGCCCAGGGCCAGAAGGTGCCCGTGGCGACCATCGGCGCCGAGCTGCCCGGCGGACTGGTCATCAAGAAGGCCAAGCTGCGCGGCCAGGTTTCGGCGGGCATGATCTGCGCCGAGGACGAACTCGGCCTGGGCAAGAGCCACGCGGGCATCATGGTCCTGGACCCGGGCCTGGCCCCCGGCACGCCCCTGGCCGACGCCCTGAACCTGGACCAAGTGGTCTTCGACATCGGCGTGACGCCCAACCGCGCGGACTGCAACTCCGTGCTCGGGCTGGCCCGCGAAACAGCCCTGGCCTTCGGCCTGCCGCTGACCATGCCCGCACCGCGCGTGGTGGAGTCCGGCCCGGACTGCTCGGCCATGGTGCCCATCGCCATCGACGACCCCGCGCGCTGCGCGCTGTTCCAGGGCCGGGTCATCCAGGGCGTTCGCGTGGGTCCCGCGCCCGACTGGATGCGCTGGCGGCTCATCGCCGTGGGCCAGCGGCCCATCAGCAACATCGTGGACGTGTCCAACTACGTCATGTTCGAGCTGGGCCACCCCAACCACGCCTACGACCTGAATCTTTTGCGCGGCCCGGCCATCCGCGTGGGCCTGGCCGCCGAGGGCCAGCGCTTCACCACCCTGGACGGCCAGGAGCGCACCCTCACGTCCCGCGACCTGCTCATCTGGGACGCCGAGCGCCCCGTGGGGCTGGCCGGGGTCATGGGCGGGCTGGAGACCGAGGTCGGCGACGCCACCACCGATGTGTTCCTGGAACTGGCGGTGTTCGACCCGGCGACCATCCGGCGCACGGCCCGGCGCCTGGGCCTGCAAAGCGAGGCCTCCTACCGCTTCGAGCGCGGGGTGGACCAGGGCCTGGCGCGCCGCAGCCTGGACCGCGCCGCGGCGCTCATGGCCGAATGCGGCGGCGGGCGGCTGCTGCCCGGGGTCTGCGTGGCCGAGCCCGCACCCTGGCGCCAGCGCACCGTGCGCCTGCGCCGCGCCCGGGCCGAAAAGCTCCTGGGCATCCCCCTTGAGGACGCGTTCTGCCGCACGACCCTTGCGGGCATGGGCTGCGCCGTGGACGAGGCCGACCCCGCCGACTGGCAGGTCCAGGTGCCCAGCCACCGGCTGGACCTGGAACGCGAGGTGGACCTCATCGAGGAGCTGGCCCGCGTCCACGGCATGGACCGCATCCCGGCGGTGCTGCCCCGGGTGGCCAAGTCCCTGGACGCCATCGGCCAGAAGGACACGCGCTTCGACTTCGCCATGCTGCTCAAGCGCTGGGCGCGCGGCGTGGGCCTGCGCGAGGCCATCAACTACAGCTTCTGCGGCCAGGCGGACCTGGACCTCCTGGGCCTGCCCGCCCAGGGCCGCGTGCCGGTGGTCAACCCCCTGTCCGAGGACCAGAACGTGCTGCGCACGGCCCTGGCCCCGGGCCTTTTGGCCAACGTGCGCACCAACGTGGCCCACGGCGCCGCGCGGCTGCGGCTGTTCGAATTCGCGCACCTGTTCTTCGCCGACCCGGCCTCGGAAACCACGGCCCGCGAACCCGCGCGCCTGGGGCTGCTGGTCTACGGGCGGCGGCGCGCCGAGCGCTGGCCCTGGCCCGGGGAGGACAACGCCGACTACGCCGACCTCAAGGGACTGGTGGAGCACCTGCTGACCCACCTGGGCCTGCCCGGAGCGCGCTACGCCCTGCGCGAGGGCCACAGCTACCTGTCGCCCTGCGTGGAGGTCAGCGTGGACGGCCACGAGGCCGGTGTGCTGGGCCGCGTCAGCGAGGCCGTGGCCGACCGCTACGACGCGCGGCGCGAAATCTGGCTGGCCGAGCTGGACGCCGATGTCCTGCGGACCCTGCACGAGGCGTTGGCCCCGGGCTTCGCGCCCCTGGCCAAGTTCCCGCCCGTGCGCCGCGACATCACCGTCCAGGCGCCCGCCGGGCTGCACGCCCAGGCGATCATCGACGCCATCACGGGCATGGGCGTGGACCTGCTGGAAAACGTGACCATGACCGACCTCTACGAGCCCCAGGGCGGGCAGCGGCGCAACGTCACCGTGCGCCTGACCTACCGCCACGCCCAGCGGACCCTCAAGGACAAGGAAGTGGACAAGCGCCACGCCCAGGTGGTGGAGGGGTTGCGCAAGGCGCTGCCCGTAGAAATCTAG
- a CDS encoding MerR family transcriptional regulator, which yields MGGRYRIGQAAKRLGLAPSVLRYWESEFPQLEPVRTRKGQRLYTDEHLALLERIQAMLHGEGLTIEGARRRLEQELAAQARAEAAGTPAPQGGAGDPGGADGPGNAEAPGAPGDAGSPGGTGSADTTLKRTLVEELLALRRLLRD from the coding sequence ATGGGCGGACGATACCGCATCGGGCAGGCGGCGAAGAGGCTCGGGCTGGCGCCTTCCGTGCTGCGCTACTGGGAGTCCGAATTCCCGCAGCTCGAGCCCGTGCGCACGCGCAAGGGCCAGCGCCTGTACACCGACGAGCACTTGGCCCTGCTGGAGCGAATCCAGGCCATGCTCCACGGCGAGGGCCTGACCATCGAGGGCGCCCGCAGGCGCCTGGAGCAAGAGCTTGCCGCCCAGGCCCGGGCCGAGGCCGCCGGAACCCCGGCCCCCCAGGGCGGCGCGGGCGACCCCGGAGGCGCGGACGGCCCAGGCAACGCGGAAGCCCCCGGTGCCCCTGGCGACGCCGGGAGCCCCGGCGGCACCGGGAGCGCGGACACGACCCTCAAGCGCACCCTGGTCGAAGAACTGCTGGCCCTGCGGCGCCTGCTGCGCGACTGA
- the rplT gene encoding 50S ribosomal protein L20, translated as MRIKRGKTAKARHKKFLKMAKGYRGARSKLYETARETVERALVFAYRDRKVRKREFRSLWIMRINAAAREHGMSYSKFIHALGQAGIALNRKVLADIAVRDKDAFAQIAQIAKAKVQ; from the coding sequence ATGCGCATCAAGAGAGGAAAGACCGCCAAGGCGCGGCACAAGAAATTTCTGAAGATGGCCAAGGGCTACCGCGGCGCGCGCAGCAAGCTGTACGAAACCGCCCGCGAGACGGTCGAGCGCGCCCTGGTCTTCGCCTACCGCGACCGCAAGGTCCGCAAGCGCGAGTTCCGCTCGCTGTGGATCATGCGCATCAACGCCGCCGCCCGCGAGCATGGCATGAGCTACAGCAAGTTCATCCACGCCCTGGGCCAGGCCGGCATCGCCCTGAACCGCAAGGTCCTGGCCGACATCGCCGTGCGCGACAAGGACGCCTTCGCCCAGATCGCCCAGATCGCCAAGGCCAAGGTCCAGTAG
- a CDS encoding type III secretion system chaperone, protein MSTAQTIIAGFGQIIGLEGLTLDEGNCCTLQFDQTVVNIEYLPDSEEFYFYSRIGAVPAHEPTRLRVFTDLLESDCFFRRTSGGVLGVDMDREAIVYTNKIGVGGLSSAHVLGDYIQAFVTLAEEFGQRVQDIAADAPPQDDDSPQAPPTAGIRV, encoded by the coding sequence ATGAGCACCGCACAGACCATCATCGCCGGGTTCGGCCAAATCATCGGCCTGGAGGGCCTGACCCTGGACGAAGGCAACTGCTGTACGCTGCAATTCGACCAGACCGTGGTCAACATCGAGTATCTCCCTGATTCTGAAGAATTTTATTTCTACAGCCGCATCGGGGCCGTGCCTGCCCACGAGCCCACGCGGCTGCGCGTCTTCACCGACCTGCTGGAAAGCGACTGTTTTTTCCGGCGCACCAGCGGCGGCGTCCTGGGCGTGGACATGGACCGCGAGGCCATTGTCTACACCAACAAAATTGGCGTTGGCGGGCTGTCGAGCGCCCACGTTCTTGGCGACTACATCCAGGCCTTCGTCACCCTGGCCGAGGAATTCGGGCAACGCGTCCAGGACATCGCCGCCGACGCCCCGCCGCAGGACGACGACAGCCCCCAGGCCCCGCCCACCGCAGGCATCCGGGTCTGA
- a CDS encoding ABC transporter substrate-binding protein, which translates to MKRLLLACLCAAMLCGFAGAAHAKTLKMALDADPTSLDPHVQLSGGMLQYSHICFDPLVRWAKDGSFEPRLAVSWEQIDPLTTRFRLREGVKFHSGNTFTAKDVVWTLERLKQSQDYKFLFELFGPAQAVDDLTVDIVTTKPYGLVLAMATYIFPMDSAFYSGVDDSGQPKDLIAKTGPSFALTNESGTGPFYVTYREHGVKTVFTRFKDYWDTKSPGNVSEIVLTPIKEEATRVAALLSGDVDFIAPVPPQDLERVGTHKDVQLVTMSGTRVITFQLNQKRRPEFADKRVRMAFEYAVNNAGIVDKIMKGFATVAAQQSPAGYAGHNPELAPRFDLDKAKALMKEAGYENGFTVTMIAPNNRYVNDEKIAQAVAGMLAKINVKVELKTMPKAQYWDEFDAQVADVQMIGWHADTEDSANFFEYLLMCPNKETGSGQYNSGNYCNAELDALVVAANAEFDPAKRAAMLQQAEKMAYDDAAFVNLHWQNNSWAGRKNHKNLEHILNVMDFPYFGDLTIE; encoded by the coding sequence ATGAAACGCCTGCTTCTCGCCTGCCTGTGCGCGGCCATGCTCTGCGGCTTTGCCGGGGCGGCCCACGCCAAGACCCTCAAGATGGCCCTGGACGCCGACCCCACGTCCCTGGACCCGCATGTCCAGCTCTCGGGCGGCATGCTCCAGTATTCGCACATCTGCTTCGACCCGCTGGTCCGCTGGGCCAAGGACGGCTCCTTCGAGCCCCGGCTGGCCGTGTCCTGGGAGCAGATCGACCCGCTGACCACGCGCTTCCGCCTGCGTGAGGGCGTCAAGTTCCACAGCGGCAACACCTTCACCGCCAAGGACGTGGTCTGGACCCTGGAGCGCCTGAAGCAGAGCCAGGACTACAAATTCCTCTTCGAGCTGTTCGGCCCGGCCCAGGCCGTGGACGACCTGACCGTGGACATCGTGACCACCAAGCCTTACGGCCTGGTGCTGGCCATGGCCACCTACATCTTCCCCATGGACAGCGCCTTCTACAGCGGCGTGGACGACAGCGGCCAGCCCAAGGACCTCATCGCCAAGACCGGGCCCTCCTTCGCCCTGACCAACGAGTCCGGCACCGGCCCGTTCTACGTGACCTACCGCGAGCACGGCGTGAAGACCGTCTTCACCCGCTTCAAGGACTACTGGGACACCAAGAGCCCCGGCAACGTCAGCGAGATCGTGCTCACGCCCATCAAGGAAGAGGCCACCCGCGTGGCGGCGCTGCTGTCCGGCGACGTGGACTTCATCGCCCCCGTGCCCCCGCAGGACCTGGAGCGCGTCGGCACCCACAAGGACGTGCAGCTGGTGACCATGTCCGGCACCCGCGTCATCACCTTCCAGCTCAACCAGAAGCGCCGTCCCGAGTTCGCCGACAAGCGTGTGCGCATGGCCTTCGAGTACGCCGTGAACAACGCGGGCATCGTGGACAAGATCATGAAGGGCTTCGCCACCGTGGCCGCCCAGCAGAGCCCGGCGGGCTACGCGGGCCACAACCCCGAGCTGGCCCCGCGCTTCGACCTGGACAAGGCCAAGGCGCTGATGAAGGAGGCCGGCTACGAGAACGGCTTCACCGTGACCATGATCGCCCCCAACAACCGCTACGTGAACGACGAGAAGATCGCCCAGGCCGTGGCGGGCATGCTGGCCAAGATCAACGTCAAGGTCGAGCTGAAGACCATGCCCAAGGCCCAGTACTGGGATGAGTTCGACGCCCAGGTGGCCGACGTGCAGATGATCGGCTGGCACGCCGACACCGAGGACAGCGCCAACTTCTTCGAGTACCTGCTCATGTGCCCCAACAAGGAGACCGGCTCCGGCCAGTACAACAGCGGCAACTACTGCAACGCCGAGCTGGACGCCCTGGTCGTGGCGGCCAACGCCGAGTTCGACCCCGCCAAGCGCGCCGCCATGCTGCAGCAGGCCGAGAAGATGGCCTACGACGACGCGGCCTTCGTGAACCTGCACTGGCAGAACAACTCCTGGGCGGGCCGCAAGAACCACAAGAACCTGGAGCACATCCTCAACGTCATGGACTTCCCCTACTTCGGTGACCTGACCATCGAGTAG
- the mnmE gene encoding tRNA uridine-5-carboxymethylaminomethyl(34) synthesis GTPase MnmE, with amino-acid sequence MRQFAMTQDTIAAIATPPGCGGVGIVRVSGPGARAVGQELFESSRPGFAGFLPYRLHHGWVRDAAGRRLDEVLAAFMPGPGSYTGEDVLELQGHGGPAVLRAVLGAALACGARMAEPGEFTYRAFCNGRMDLTQAEAVAELIAAPTAAGAALAQARLAGGLGRSVAALRARLEELRAQLCVAVDFPDDEVECLAPEAFEAGVRAVGAELAGLVRGFERGRVWREGVLCVLAGRVNAGKSSLMNALLGRERAIVTDIPGTTRDWIEEALDLEGLPVRLVDTAGLRETGDAVERAGLERGRELVQRADVVLLVVDRTRPLAGEDQALASELGPGRVLAVLNKTDLAGEPGGAGAADGPQGPEGPGAGGAPGAGPHAPGARPRDAGPGPGPAPSPEVPAAPEAPGGAAAPGASGAQPRSAGADPADWFARAGFEAVAVSARTGQGLTALCGALRARALGGAAPATGELVPNMRQARALAAARDALVALEADIRVGLPYDLLGVGLESACTHLAEITGEITPSAVLDSVFGTFCIGK; translated from the coding sequence ATGCGCCAGTTTGCCATGACCCAGGACACCATCGCGGCCATCGCCACCCCGCCCGGGTGCGGCGGGGTGGGCATCGTGCGCGTGAGCGGGCCCGGGGCGCGGGCGGTGGGGCAGGAGCTGTTTGAATCGTCGCGGCCCGGGTTCGCCGGGTTTCTGCCCTACCGGCTGCACCACGGCTGGGTGCGCGATGCGGCGGGGCGGCGGCTGGACGAGGTGCTGGCGGCGTTCATGCCCGGGCCCGGCTCGTACACCGGCGAGGATGTGTTGGAATTGCAGGGCCATGGCGGCCCGGCGGTGCTGCGCGCGGTGCTGGGGGCGGCCCTGGCCTGCGGCGCGCGCATGGCCGAGCCCGGGGAGTTCACCTACCGGGCCTTCTGCAACGGGCGCATGGACCTGACCCAGGCCGAGGCCGTGGCCGAGCTCATCGCCGCGCCCACGGCGGCGGGGGCGGCCCTGGCGCAGGCGCGGCTGGCCGGGGGCCTGGGCCGCAGCGTGGCGGCCCTGCGTGCGCGGCTGGAGGAGCTGCGCGCGCAGCTGTGCGTGGCCGTGGATTTCCCCGACGACGAGGTGGAGTGCCTGGCGCCGGAGGCCTTCGAGGCCGGGGTGCGCGCGGTGGGTGCCGAGCTGGCCGGGCTGGTGCGCGGCTTCGAGCGCGGGCGGGTCTGGCGCGAGGGGGTGCTGTGCGTGCTGGCCGGGCGGGTCAACGCGGGCAAGTCGAGCCTGATGAATGCGCTGCTGGGCCGCGAGCGGGCCATCGTCACCGATATTCCCGGCACCACGCGCGACTGGATCGAGGAGGCCCTGGACCTGGAGGGCCTGCCCGTGCGGCTGGTGGACACGGCGGGCCTGCGCGAGACCGGCGACGCCGTGGAGCGCGCGGGCCTGGAGCGTGGGCGCGAGCTGGTGCAGCGGGCCGACGTGGTGCTGCTGGTGGTGGACCGCACCCGGCCCCTGGCCGGGGAGGACCAGGCCCTGGCCAGCGAGCTGGGCCCGGGGCGCGTGCTGGCGGTGCTCAACAAGACCGACCTGGCCGGGGAGCCGGGCGGGGCCGGGGCGGCGGACGGACCCCAGGGCCCGGAGGGGCCGGGCGCTGGCGGGGCCCCGGGCGCCGGGCCGCACGCACCGGGCGCCCGCCCGCGAGACGCCGGACCGGGCCCGGGCCCGGCGCCCAGCCCCGAAGTGCCCGCCGCGCCCGAAGCGCCCGGTGGTGCGGCCGCCCCCGGGGCATCGGGCGCGCAGCCCCGCAGCGCCGGGGCCGACCCGGCGGACTGGTTCGCCCGGGCGGGGTTCGAGGCCGTGGCGGTCTCGGCGCGCACGGGCCAGGGGTTGACGGCGCTGTGCGGCGCGCTGCGCGCCCGGGCCCTTGGCGGCGCCGCCCCGGCCACGGGCGAGCTGGTGCCCAACATGCGCCAGGCCCGGGCCCTGGCCGCCGCGCGCGACGCCCTGGTGGCCCTGGAGGCCGACATCCGCGTGGGCCTGCCCTACGACCTGCTGGGCGTGGGCCTGGAATCGGCCTGCACCCACCTGGCCGAAATCACCGGCGAAATCACTCCCTCCGCAGTGCTGGACAGCGTGTTCGGCACCTTCTGCATCGGCAAGTAG
- the thrS gene encoding threonine--tRNA ligase: MEAVEAKAGESCADALARGLSKKRFKQVVAARCADATMDLTATVPQGCTTLTPVYAASPQGLEVIRHSAAHVMAQAVKTLFPQARVTIGPAIESGFYYDFDFERPFTPEDLEAIEAEMHTIVARDAAFTRREVSKAEAVALFNAMGETYKAEIMDDLGGDHFSLYSQGDFVDLCRGPHVPSTRFVSAFKLLSVAGAYWRGDENNRMLQRIYGTAFADDKALAAHLAQIEEAKRRDHRKLGPQLDLFSFHEEGGAGMVYWHPKGALVRTILEDFVTREMLRRGYGIVRTPQLLKRELWETSGHYANYRENMYFTQIDETAYGVKPMNCVAHMLIYNSSMKSYRDLPVRYFELGVVHRHEKSGVLHGLLRVRQFTQDDAHIICRPDQLLDEIKGVMAWIQDLMGLFGFECAMEISTRPEKSIGSDQDWERATAALMDAMAEMGLPYAINEGDGAFYGPKIDVKLRDCLGRMWQCSTIQVDFTLPERFDLVYIGQDGERHRPVMVHRAIMGSVERFIGILTEQYAGAFPTWLAPVQARVLTVTDDQKAFAETALAALQDSGVRAEADLRNEKLGYKVREAQMAKIPYILVVGDKEVESGGVNVRLRGENCGLKTLVEASRMILEDCQEPFKRGGMRYSFGSQPSPA, encoded by the coding sequence ATCGAAGCGGTGGAAGCCAAAGCCGGGGAGTCGTGCGCCGACGCCCTGGCGCGCGGCCTGTCCAAGAAACGGTTCAAGCAGGTGGTGGCCGCACGCTGCGCCGACGCCACCATGGACCTGACCGCCACCGTGCCCCAGGGCTGCACCACCCTGACCCCCGTCTACGCCGCCTCGCCCCAGGGGCTGGAGGTCATCCGCCACAGCGCCGCCCACGTCATGGCCCAGGCCGTGAAGACCCTCTTTCCCCAGGCCCGGGTGACCATCGGCCCGGCCATCGAAAGCGGGTTCTACTACGATTTCGACTTCGAGCGGCCCTTCACCCCCGAGGACCTGGAGGCCATCGAGGCCGAGATGCACACCATCGTGGCCCGCGACGCGGCCTTCACCCGCCGCGAGGTCTCCAAGGCCGAAGCCGTGGCCCTGTTCAACGCCATGGGCGAGACCTACAAGGCCGAGATCATGGACGACCTGGGCGGCGACCACTTCTCGCTCTACAGCCAGGGCGATTTCGTGGACCTGTGCCGCGGCCCGCACGTGCCCTCCACGCGCTTCGTGTCGGCCTTCAAGCTGCTCTCCGTGGCCGGGGCCTACTGGCGCGGCGACGAGAACAACCGCATGCTCCAGCGCATCTACGGCACGGCCTTTGCCGACGACAAGGCCCTGGCCGCGCACCTGGCGCAGATCGAGGAGGCCAAGCGCCGCGACCACCGCAAGCTCGGCCCGCAGCTCGACCTGTTCAGCTTCCACGAGGAAGGCGGCGCGGGCATGGTCTACTGGCACCCCAAGGGCGCCCTGGTGCGCACCATCCTCGAGGATTTCGTGACCCGCGAGATGCTGCGCCGCGGCTACGGCATCGTGCGCACCCCGCAGCTGCTCAAGCGCGAGCTGTGGGAGACCTCGGGCCACTACGCCAACTACCGCGAAAACATGTATTTCACGCAGATCGACGAGACGGCCTACGGCGTCAAGCCCATGAACTGCGTGGCGCACATGCTCATCTACAACTCCAGCATGAAGAGCTACCGCGACCTGCCGGTGCGCTACTTCGAGCTGGGCGTGGTGCACCGCCACGAGAAGTCCGGCGTGCTGCACGGGCTGCTGCGCGTGCGCCAGTTCACGCAGGACGACGCGCACATCATCTGCCGGCCCGACCAGCTCCTGGACGAGATCAAGGGCGTCATGGCCTGGATCCAGGACCTGATGGGCCTGTTCGGCTTCGAGTGCGCCATGGAGATCAGCACCCGGCCCGAGAAGTCCATCGGCTCGGACCAGGACTGGGAGCGCGCCACCGCCGCGCTCATGGACGCCATGGCCGAAATGGGCCTGCCCTACGCCATCAACGAGGGCGACGGCGCCTTCTACGGCCCGAAGATCGACGTGAAGCTGCGCGACTGCCTGGGCCGCATGTGGCAGTGCTCCACCATCCAGGTGGATTTCACCTTGCCTGAACGCTTCGACCTGGTGTACATCGGCCAGGACGGGGAGAGGCACAGGCCCGTCATGGTCCACCGCGCCATCATGGGTTCCGTGGAACGGTTCATCGGCATCCTCACCGAGCAGTATGCCGGAGCGTTCCCCACCTGGCTGGCCCCGGTGCAGGCACGCGTGCTCACCGTGACCGACGACCAGAAGGCGTTTGCCGAAACCGCCTTGGCCGCCCTGCAAGACAGCGGGGTGCGCGCCGAGGCGGATTTGCGTAATGAAAAATTGGGGTACAAGGTCCGCGAGGCCCAGATGGCCAAGATCCCCTACATCCTGGTGGTGGGGGACAAGGAAGTGGAGTCCGGCGGCGTCAACGTGCGCCTGCGCGGCGAAAACTGCGGCCTCAAAACCCTGGTCGAGGCCTCGCGGATGATTCTGGAGGACTGCCAGGAGCCCTTCAAACGAGGAGGAATGCGCTATAGCTTCGGTAGCCAACCAAGTCCGGCGTAA
- the infC gene encoding translation initiation factor IF-3: protein MASVANQVRRNRQIRAREVRVIGDDGEQVGIMLTPDALKMAMDAGLDLVEVSPNARPPVCKIMDFGRFKYQQQKKAQEARKKTTIVQIKEIKVRPKTDDHDFNTKLKHVRRFLEDGDRVKVTVFFRGREIVHKDRGLMILDRMVEAVKDLAKVDQLPRSEGRTMSLLLAPLPK from the coding sequence ATAGCTTCGGTAGCCAACCAAGTCCGGCGTAACCGGCAGATCCGTGCGCGCGAAGTGCGCGTGATCGGAGACGACGGCGAGCAGGTGGGTATCATGCTCACCCCGGACGCACTCAAGATGGCCATGGATGCGGGCCTTGACCTTGTGGAGGTGTCGCCCAACGCGCGACCCCCGGTCTGCAAGATCATGGATTTCGGGCGCTTCAAGTATCAGCAGCAGAAGAAAGCCCAGGAAGCCCGCAAGAAGACGACCATCGTCCAGATCAAGGAGATCAAGGTCCGCCCCAAGACCGACGACCACGACTTCAACACCAAGTTGAAGCATGTGCGGCGGTTCCTGGAGGACGGCGACCGGGTCAAGGTCACGGTCTTCTTCCGGGGCCGCGAGATCGTGCACAAGGACCGGGGTCTGATGATCCTGGATCGCATGGTCGAGGCCGTCAAGGACCTGGCCAAGGTCGATCAGCTCCCGCGCAGCGAGGGCCGGACCATGAGCCTGCTGCTGGCACCGTTGCCCAAGTAG